The following coding sequences lie in one Arachis ipaensis cultivar K30076 chromosome B03, Araip1.1, whole genome shotgun sequence genomic window:
- the LOC107633822 gene encoding uncharacterized protein LOC107633822: MASGNVYVIIYPNGEISHTAEGITFVCDDSMWIMIPPQTSLQELKNLILIHTRMVGKKEIRKLTYRMPVAVTNSFSYQKMQIKSDQHVSMMFSYHRSIGSIYLLELCLHFQDIGGSSSSSNNVEGVRNHGAADFVPARDTSRAPSPSFNVFVPQEQNVGIRGARPAPSTHVGVDRVSDADIADTSDEDEIEDFSGDEAEAVPETQPLHGDAVPPTRVEPEGGGVSSSTPAHYLSLNLGAMHSSNAEDRPSSYPLSGEMELEIGLKFLNRETAMLAVKNYNIHRSAEYKVVESDQSRYVCRCKQFGDQYRWMVRVAKTRSSRFWEIRKYEGPHSCLASSMSQDHAQLDSNVICQHIFPMVHDDVTICVKVLQGSVESAYGYKVSYKKAWHAKQKAIARIYVDWDESYDQLCRYLNALQAFVPGTIVELQTRPYYVGNTLDRDSVMFHQVFWSFPSCVEAFKHCKPLVSVDKTHLYGKYAGTFLMSIAQDGNNNILPVAFALVERENIDSWYFFLTNLRRHVATRPGVLLISDRHAAIKAALEREGCGWEHNVYCVRHIASNFATSFKSKEAKRHLVNAAYSKTQEQSQYYLDLISSEDPVTFSQMMEWIRGLEPPKLLKHLDEGRRYGHMTTNLSENGLIRPRKLEDETYREHQAY; this comes from the exons ATGGCTTCGGGGAACGTTTACGTGATTATATACCCAAACGGTGAAATTTCTCATACAGCAGAAGGTATTACATTCGTTTGCGACGATTCAATGTGGATAATGATTCCGCCACAGACATCGTTGCAAGAGTTGAAAAATCTGATTCTGATACATACCAGAATGGTTGGAAAAAAAGAAATCAGGAAGCTAACTTACAGGATGCCGGTTGCAGTGACCAACTCGTTTTCCTATCAAAAAATGCAGATAAAATCTGATCAGCATGTGTCGATGATGTTTTCTTATCATCGCAGCATAGGAAGCATCTATTTGTTGGAGCTTTGTCTGCATTTTCAGGATATTGGTGGAAGCTCGTCCAGTTCGAATAATGTGGAGGGGGTCAGAAATCATGGGGCAGCTGATTTTGTTCCGGCTCGGGATACCAGTAGGGCCCCAAGTCCAAGCTTCAACGTGTTCGTTCCGCAGGAACAAAATGTAGGTATTCGTGGAGCACGCCCCGCCCCTTCTACACATGTTGGGGTCGATAGg GTTTCTGATGCTGATATTGCAGATACATCTGACGAGGATGAGATTGAAGATTTCAGTGGCGATGAGGCAGAAGCCGTGCCGGAGACGCAGCCTCTGCATGGCGATGCTGTTCCTCCAACACGGGTCGAACCGGAAGGTGGTGGTGTATCTTCCTCCACACCAGCACACTACCTGTCCTTAAATCTTGGAGCAATGCATTCAAGTAATGCAGAGGACAGACCGAGCAGCTACCCTTTGTCAGGAGAGATGGAGCTCGAGATTGGGTTGAAATTTCTTAACCGGGAAACAGCGATGCTAGCAGTAAAAAACTACAACATCCATAGGAGTGCAGAATATAAGGTGGTAGAGTCAGACCAAAGTAGGTATGTATGTCGATGCAAGCAGTTCGGGGATCAATATCGTTGGATGGTACGGGTTGCAAAGACAAGGTCCTCTAGATTTTGGGAAATTCGAAAGTATGAAGGGCCTCACAGTTGCTTGGCAAGTTCAATGTCTCAAGACCACGCTCAACTAGATAGCAATGTCATCTGCCAGCACATATTCCCCATGGTGCATGATGATGTGACAATTTGTGTAAAGGTGTTGCAAGGATCGGTAGAGTCAGCGTACGGTTACAAGGTGTCTTACAAGAAGGCTTGGCACGCGAAGCAGAAGGCAATCGCAAGGATCTACGTTGATTGGGATGAATCGTATGACCAGCTATGTAGATACCTCAATGCTTTACAAGCTTTCGTCCCAG GGACAATTGTTGAACTCCAAACGCGGCCGTACTATGTTGGGAACACACTAGACCGTGATAGTGTCATGTTTCACCAGGTTTTCTGGTCGTTCCCTTCATGTGTTGAAGCTTTCAAACACTGTAAACCGCTGGTGTCAGTGGACAAAACACACCTGTATGGTAAGTACGCAGGCACCTTTCTCATGAGCATAGCACAAGATGGCAATAACAACATTCTACCCGTCGCATTTGCACTTGTCGAAAGAGAGAACATAGATTCATGGTACTTCTTCCTCACCAATTTGAGGAGGCATGTCGCAACTCGGCCAGGAGTGCTGCTTATATCCGACAGGCATGCGGCAATAAAGGCCGCATTGGAGCGTGAGGGGTGTGGCTGGGAACACAATGTGTACTGTGTACGACATATTGCCTCCAACTTCGCAACCAGTTTCAAGAGTAAGGAAGCCAAAAGACACCTAGTTAATGCTGCATATTCCAAGACGCAAGAGCAGTCGCAGTACTACCTGGATCTTATCAGTAGCGAGGATCCGGTAACATTTTCGCAGATGATGGAGTGGATCCGAGGGTTAGAGCCACCTAAATTGCTGAAGCACCTTGATGAGGGCCGACGATATGGTCACATGACGACCAATCTTTCTGAGAATGgtttaatacgcccccgcaaGCTGGAGGATGAAACATATCGAGAACACCAAGCTTATTGA
- the LOC107631428 gene encoding receptor protein kinase TMK1, with protein MRKKKTTYNSKTTKLKTLPIFLCGFHFLSLILLTHSQPAFPDAQAMLALKHALNPPESLGWSDPNPCKWSRVSCSDSNRVTRIQIGRQGLDGTIPNNTLQTLTQLERLELQFNNISGPLPDLSGLGSLQVLILSNNGFTSIPAGFFAGMSQLQAVEIDDNPFQAWQIPLSLQNASALQNFSANSANIVGKIPDFFNSDVFPGLSHLHLAINSIEGTLPSGFSSLELQTLWMNGQKGDAKLGGDVDVLQNMTSLTQVWLHQNSFSGPLPDFSGFQHLEDLSLRDNSFTGPVPPSLQSLKSLKVVNLTNNLLQGPVPVFGSGVVVDMSGLNSFCLTKPGNCDSRVNALLSIVRSMGYPQRFAENWKGNDPCNDWIGITCSNGNISVINFQKMGLNGTISPDFASLKSLQRLVLADNNLTGPIPEELAALPVLTQLNVANNQLYGNVPKFKSSVAVTISGNKDIGKDKPSPSPPGSSPNSTAPNTIEGNGGQKKSSHVLVIVIAVVGGVLLIALIALLAFCLYRMKQKRLSKVQSPRELVVHPRHSGSDNESVKITVAGSSVSVGNVSESQTVPGSEGRDIQMVEAGNMVISIQVLRNVTNNFSEQNILGQGGFGTVYKGELHDGTKIAVKRMEIGAISGKGAAEFKSEIAVLTKVRHRHLVSLLGYCLDGNEKLLVYEYMPQGTLSRHLFNWLEEGLKPLEWNRRLTIALDVARAVEYLHSLAHQSFIHRDLKPSNILLGDDMRAKVADFGLVRLAPEGKASIETRIAGTFGYLAPEYAVTGRVTTKVDVFSFGVILMELLTGRRALDETQPEDSVHLVTWFRRMYINKDTFRKAIDPTIELDEETLASVHTVAELAGHCCAREPYQRPDMGHAVNVLASLVELWKPSDQNPEDIYGIDLDMSLPQALKKWQAYEGGSQMESSSSSLLPSLDNTQTSIPTRPYGFAESFTSADGR; from the exons ATGAGGAAGAAGAAAACCACCTACAACTCCAAAACCACAAAGCTCAAAACTTTACCCATTTTCCTATGTGgcttccacttcctctccttaatcctccttacccactcccaaccCGCCTTCCCAGACGCACAAGCAATGCTAGCACTCAAACATGCACTAAACCCACCCGAATCACTTGGCTGGTCCGACCCGAACCCATGCAAATGGAGTCGCGTCTCCTGCTCCGATTCCAACCGGGTCACCCGGATCCAAATCGGACGCCAAGGACTTGATGGCACAATTCccaacaacaccctccaaaccCTGACCCAGTTGGAGCGCCTTGAGCTTCAGTTCAACAACATTTCGGGTCCACTACCGGACCTATCCGGGTTGGGTTCGCTCCAAGTCCTTATTCTGAGTAACAATGGCTTCACTTCCATTCCTGCAGGTTTCTTCGCCGGAATGTCACAGCTTCAGGCGGTGGAAATCGACGACAACCCTTTTCAGGCGTGGCAGATTCCTCTGTCTCTGCAGAACGCTTCGGCGCTTCAGAACTTCTCAGCGAATAGCGCTAACATAGTTGGAAAAATCCCAGATTTTTTCAACTCTGACGTGTTTCCCGGGTTGAGCCATTTGCATTTAGCGATAAACAGCATCGAGGGTACGTTGCCTTCGGGGTTTTCCAGTTTGGAACTTCAGACTCTGTGGATGAACGGGCAAAAGGGTGATGCGAAGCTTGGTGGGGACGTTGATGTTTTGCAGAACATGACGTCACTGACGCAGGTTTGGTTGCACCAGAACTCGTTTTCTGGGCCTTTGCCCGATTTTTCTGGCTTCCAACACTTGGAAGATTTGAGCTTGAGGGATAACTCTTTCACGGGTCCTGTCCCTCCCTCTCTGCAGAGCCTAAAGTCGCTCAAAGTCGTGAACTTGACTAATAACTTGTTGCAGGGTCCAGTTCCTGTGTTTGGTTCTGGTGTTGTAGTTGATATGAGTGGTTTGAACAGTTTCTGTTTGACTAAACCCGGTAATTGTGATTCCAGAGTGAATGCTCTACTTTCTATTGTTAGGTCTATGGGTTATCCCCAAAGGTTTGCTGAGAATTGGAAAGGGAATGATCCTTGTAATGATTGGATTGGGATTACTTGTAGTAATGGGAACATTTCAGTTATTAATTTTCAGAAGATGGGGCTTAACGGCACGATATCGCCCGATTTTGCATCACTCAAGTCACTGCAAAGGTTGGTTCTTGCTGATAATAACCTGACTGGTCCAATCCCTGAGGAGCtagctgctcttcctgttctTACTCAGCTGAATGTTGCAAACAATCAGCTTTATGGGAATGTTCCAAAGTTTAAGAGCAGTGTAGCTGTTACCATAAGTGGTAACAAGGATATAGGGAAGGATAAGCCTAGCCCGTCCCCTCCAGGTTCGTCTCCAAATTCAACTGCTCCAAACACAATAGAAGGGAATGGTGGCCAAAAGAAGTCTTCGCATGTACTAGTGATTGTTATTGCTGTGGTTGGAGGTGTATTGTTGATTGCTTTGATTGCTTTATTGGCTTTCTGCTTGTATAGGATGAAGCAGAAACGGCTGAGCAAGGTGCAGAGTCCGCGTGAGCTAGTTGTCCACCCTCGTCATTCTGGGTCGGACAATGAAAGTGTGAAGATAACTGTTGCGGGTTCAAGTGTCAGTGTTGGTAATGTTAGTGAATCGCAAACTGTGCCTGGCAGCGAAGGAAGGGATATCCAGATGGTCGAAGCGGGAAATATGGTCATTTCTATACAAGTCCTGAGGAATGTCACTAACAATTTCAGTGAGCAAAATATATTGGGGCAAGGAGGTTTTGGAACAGTTTATAAAGGTGAATTACATGATGGCACAAAAATTGCAGTGAAAAGAATGGAGATTGGAGCAATATCCGGTAAGGGGGCGGCAGAATTTAAGTCTGAAATTGCTGTTTTGACTAAGGTTCGCCACCGGCATCTTGTCTCGCTTCTCGGCTACTGCTTGGATGGGAATGAGAAGCTTCTTGTGTATGAGTACATGCCTCAGGGGACGTTAAGTAGGCATCTTTTTAATTGGTTAGAAGAAGGACTAAAGCCGTTGGAGTGGAATAGAAGATTAACCATTGCATTGGATGTGGCAAGGGCTGTCGAGTATCTTCATAGCTTGGCCCATCAAAGCTTCATACATAGGGACTTAAAGCCTTCAAACATTCTCCTTGGAGATGATATGAGGGCAAAGGTTGCAGATTTTGGTCTTGTGCGACTTGCTCCAGAAGGCAAGGCTTCAATAGAAACAAGAATTGCAGGAACTTTTGGGTATTTGGCTCCAGAATATGcag TTACCGGCCGAGTCACAACCAAGGTTGATGTGTTCAGCTTTGGTGTGATATTGATGGAACTATTAACCGGAAGAAGAGCACTTGACGAGACCCAGCCGGAGGATAGTGTGCACCTCGTTACATGGTTCCGCAGAATGTACATAAACAAGGACACATTCCGAAAGGCCATTGACCCCACAATCGAGCTTGACGAGGAAACGCTGGCTAGTGTACACACCGTGGCAGAGCTAGCCGGCCACTGCTGTGCGAGGGAGCCATATCAAAGGCCTGACATGGGTCATGCTGTCAACGTGCTTGCTTCTCTTGTAGAACTCTGGAAACCATCTGATCAGAACCCCGAAGACATATACGGCATTGACCTCGACATGTCTTTGCCGCAAGCGCTTAAGAAATGGCAGGCTTACGAAGGTGGAAGCCAAATGGAGTCGTCGTCTTCTTCGCTCCTACCAAGCTTGGACAACACGCAGACAAGCATACCTACCCGTCCTTACGGATTCGCCGAATCTTTCACCTCAGCAgatgggaggtga
- the LOC107631427 gene encoding zinc finger protein 4, translating into MKPRFDLELEASAAEYESEVSSQVASNISSLQETSAGPSTDTLTNSYKLANPMEFDALSLDLTLSFGNNETGEKAGDSIGLSFSSTSESSNEPTFQTGTVPRVFSCNYCQRKFFSSQALGGHQNAHKRERTLAKRAMRMGLFSERYASLASLPLHGSFRSLGIKAHSSVHHQAFAPSIRPPEIKTNARFDQGYVGLPIFLEDDESELLWPGSFRQVTSEGGDSNQAFMLAGSSNLSFTEVNPPVEIDNSTPELTLKL; encoded by the coding sequence ATGAAACCAAGATTTGATCTGGAATTGGAGGCCTCAGCAGCAGAATATGAATCTGAGGTTAGCAGCCAGGTTGCTTCCAACATATCCTCTCTTCAAGAAACCTCTGCAGGCCCTTCAACGGACACCTTAACCAACTCTTACAAACTCGCGAATCCAATGGAGTTCGATGCTCTCTCGCTTGATTTAACTCTCAGCTTTGGCAACAATGAAACAGGGGAAAAAGCAGGGGATTCAATAGGACTCTCATTCTCTAGCACTAGTGAAAGCAGCAATGAACCAACTTTCCAAACTGGCACTGTACCAAGAGTCTTCTCTTGCAATTACTGCCAGCGCAAATTTTTCAGCTCGCAGGCTCTTGGAGGCCACCAGAACGCACACAAGAGGGAGCGAACGCTGGCAAAGCGCGCCATGCGAATGGGGCTATTCTCTGAGAGGTATGCTAGTTTAGCATCTCTGCCTCTTCATGGTTCTTTCAGATCCTTGGGGATTAAGGCACACTCTTCAGTTCATCACCAAGCATTTGCACCATCAATTAGGCCTCCTGAGATAAAAACAAATGCAAGATTCGACCAAGGTTATGTCGGCCTTCCTATATTCTTGGAGGATGATGAGTCAGAACTGCTCTGGCCTGGTAGTTTCCGGCAGGTTACTAGCGAAGGAGGCGATAGCAATCAGGCATTCATGCTGGCCGGGAGTTCGAATTTGAGTTTTACTGAGGTGAATCCACCAGTTGAGATAGATAACTCTACACCTGAATTAACATTGAAGCTTTAA